The Geotalea uraniireducens Rf4 genome window below encodes:
- the fmt gene encoding methionyl-tRNA formyltransferase, producing MAGMRIIFMGTPEFACPTLQKLLDRGEDVIAVITQPDRPKGRGQQTLPPPVKVLAERHGIPVMQPLKVRVPEVVESIRSLAPDLIVVVAFGQILPKSLLDIPKYGCINVHASLLPRWRGAAPLNWCIINGETETGVTTMMMDVGLDTGDMLVKRSTPIDPDENTQSLHDRLSVVGAEALAETLDLLTAGKLVREKQDDALTCYAPMLKKEDGLIDWSKEPQTIKNLVRGMTPWPGAFSFLDGKMLKIYRVGTAGGEGTPGSVIRAGREGLEVACSGGSIVIEELQLEGKKRLHAGDFLAGYKIAPGSILGKKD from the coding sequence ATGGCGGGGATGCGCATCATTTTCATGGGGACGCCGGAATTCGCCTGTCCCACGCTGCAAAAGCTGCTCGACCGGGGCGAAGACGTGATTGCGGTCATCACACAGCCGGACCGGCCGAAAGGCCGCGGCCAGCAGACACTGCCGCCGCCGGTGAAGGTGCTGGCCGAAAGGCACGGCATCCCGGTCATGCAGCCGCTCAAGGTGCGCGTGCCGGAGGTGGTCGAGAGCATCCGCTCGCTGGCGCCCGACCTGATCGTGGTGGTCGCCTTCGGCCAGATCCTCCCCAAGAGCCTGCTCGACATACCGAAATACGGCTGCATCAATGTCCATGCCTCGCTGCTTCCCCGCTGGCGCGGCGCGGCGCCGCTCAACTGGTGCATCATCAACGGCGAGACCGAGACCGGCGTCACCACCATGATGATGGACGTTGGGCTCGATACGGGCGATATGCTGGTGAAAAGGTCGACCCCTATCGATCCCGACGAGAATACCCAGTCGCTCCATGACCGACTGTCGGTTGTCGGCGCAGAAGCCCTGGCCGAGACGCTCGATCTCCTCACGGCGGGGAAACTGGTCCGGGAGAAGCAGGACGATGCCCTTACCTGCTATGCGCCGATGCTGAAGAAGGAAGACGGCCTCATCGATTGGAGCAAGGAACCGCAGACGATCAAGAACCTGGTGCGGGGGATGACCCCCTGGCCCGGCGCATTCAGTTTCCTGGACGGCAAGATGCTGAAGATCTACCGGGTCGGGACCGCCGGTGGCGAAGGGACGCCGGGCAGCGTCATCCGGGCCGGACGCGAAGGGCTGGAAGTTGCCTGTAGCGGCGGCAGCATCGTCATCGAGGAATTGCAACTGGAAGGCAAAAAAAGGCTTCACGCCGGTGATTTTTTGGCCGGCTACAAGATAGCACCTGGGTCTATCCTGGGGAAAAAGGACTGA
- a CDS encoding DUF116 domain-containing protein, whose amino-acid sequence MGVTCFFIVGVIYLFWWVPTKGLANIHPDLPRMAGLLFGALSGIALLGTLLLVMTTALGKDILFTRFMRGVVIKFLLPVIEFIGTTVGISKDTIRQSFVAMNNSLVTSQRLKVRPDRILILLPHCLQLFDCEIKVTGDINKCIRCGRCDIKGLAELAQKYRIDISVATGGTLARKVIIEKRPKLVVAVACERDLTSGIKDCYPLPVIGVLNDRPFGPCFNTSVDVEKIEEALQSVLG is encoded by the coding sequence ATGGGAGTTACCTGCTTTTTCATCGTCGGCGTTATCTACCTGTTCTGGTGGGTGCCGACCAAGGGGCTTGCCAATATTCACCCGGATCTGCCGCGGATGGCCGGGCTTCTTTTCGGCGCACTGTCGGGCATCGCCCTGCTCGGGACCCTGCTCCTGGTCATGACCACGGCGCTGGGGAAGGATATCCTCTTCACCCGCTTCATGCGCGGAGTGGTGATCAAGTTCCTCCTGCCGGTGATCGAGTTCATCGGCACGACCGTCGGCATCTCCAAGGACACCATCCGCCAGTCGTTTGTTGCCATGAACAACAGCCTGGTGACTTCGCAACGGCTGAAGGTGAGGCCGGACCGGATTCTCATCCTGCTCCCCCACTGCCTGCAGCTCTTTGACTGCGAAATCAAGGTGACCGGCGACATCAACAAATGCATCCGCTGTGGCCGTTGCGACATCAAGGGGCTGGCGGAACTGGCCCAGAAATACAGGATCGATATCTCCGTCGCCACCGGCGGGACCCTGGCGCGGAAGGTCATCATAGAGAAGAGGCCCAAGCTGGTGGTGGCGGTTGCCTGCGAACGGGACCTGACCTCCGGCATCAAGGACTGCTATCCGCTACCGGTTATCGGCGTTCTCAACGACCGGCCGTTCGGCCCCTGCTTCAATACCAGCGTCGATGTGGAAAAGATCGAAGAGGCGCTGCAGTCGGTCCTTGGCTGA
- a CDS encoding polysaccharide deacetylase family protein codes for MKSLKSAAWENQGSPALPIGFILPALLVVLVVTLFCASPASAAGKITAYHPIFKPCRDAGGALQIIIRQYQVDGVPHVLLVNPATLETSVAKAVSLTDAGSAEAKTIANSPFVAALERNTAPPCKLQNHGATRSSRPVDGLFLTVDMCPSKRPFEQEMFTAVAELSRKGGGPVPLAVAMTGAWLELHRDDLAWIKGAVAAGKLAITWVNHSNSHPYEPKVPLTRNFLLSPGVDFEREVLSTELLLLENGLVPSPFFRFPGLVADGRLLTKLRELSLIPIGSDAWLAKGESPQNGSFILVHGNGNEPQGIRKLLPLLREEKPLRLLPLREAFAGVKR; via the coding sequence ATGAAGAGTTTAAAGTCCGCAGCGTGGGAGAATCAGGGCAGCCCCGCTCTGCCCATCGGGTTTATTCTCCCCGCTCTGCTGGTTGTTCTCGTTGTCACGCTCTTCTGCGCTTCTCCCGCGTCAGCCGCCGGGAAAATCACCGCCTACCACCCCATTTTCAAACCTTGCCGCGACGCCGGCGGGGCCTTGCAAATAATTATCCGCCAGTATCAGGTCGACGGCGTTCCCCACGTTCTCCTCGTCAATCCAGCCACCCTTGAAACCTCGGTCGCTAAAGCCGTCAGCCTGACGGACGCAGGGAGCGCAGAAGCGAAAACCATAGCTAACTCTCCCTTTGTCGCGGCTCTGGAGCGCAATACTGCGCCCCCCTGCAAATTGCAGAACCATGGTGCGACCCGCAGCAGCAGGCCGGTTGACGGCCTGTTCCTGACCGTCGACATGTGCCCGTCGAAAAGGCCGTTCGAGCAGGAGATGTTCACTGCGGTGGCGGAACTTTCCCGCAAGGGGGGCGGGCCGGTTCCCCTGGCCGTGGCCATGACCGGGGCCTGGCTGGAACTGCATCGGGACGATCTTGCCTGGATAAAGGGGGCGGTGGCTGCCGGCAAGCTGGCGATCACCTGGGTCAACCATTCCAACAGCCACCCATACGAGCCAAAGGTGCCGCTCACGCGGAACTTTCTCCTTAGCCCCGGCGTGGATTTCGAGCGGGAGGTTCTTTCCACCGAGCTGCTTCTCCTGGAAAACGGCCTCGTCCCTTCGCCGTTTTTCCGCTTTCCCGGCCTCGTTGCCGACGGCAGGCTGTTGACAAAGCTGCGGGAGCTTTCGCTGATCCCCATCGGCAGCGATGCATGGCTGGCCAAGGGGGAATCGCCCCAAAACGGGAGCTTCATCCTCGTGCACGGCAACGGCAATGAACCGCAGGGGATAAGAAAGCTGCTGCCGCTCTTACGGGAAGAAAAGCCGCTCCGGCTGCTCCCCCTCAGGGAAGCTTTCGCCGGTGTAAAGCGTTAG
- a CDS encoding PLP-dependent cysteine synthase family protein: MDNGSRTIATAVGNTPLIELAAINPNPRVRIFAKLEGNNPGGSVKDRPALYMLSKAEQYGELTHEKTVLEPTSGNTGIALAMFGAAKGYRVKLVMPACVSMERRSVLEAYGAEVVLSPADEATDGAIRLAHQILKEEPERYYMPNQYANPNNVLAHYETTGPEIYRQTGGEVDMFIAGMGTGGTLMGVGRYLKEQKPTVRIIGVEPRLGHKVQGLKNMKEAIVPEIYREEKLDGKITVEDEIAFETARQLAVREGLFVGMSSGAAVAGALEMAKTMESGTIVTLLPDRGDRYLSTSLFRSVCACCPP, from the coding sequence ATGGACAACGGATCACGTACCATCGCCACTGCTGTGGGGAATACGCCGCTGATCGAACTGGCCGCCATCAATCCAAATCCGCGGGTGAGGATCTTTGCCAAGCTGGAAGGGAACAACCCCGGCGGTTCGGTGAAGGACCGGCCGGCTCTTTATATGCTGAGCAAAGCGGAACAGTACGGCGAACTCACCCATGAGAAAACCGTCCTCGAACCGACCTCGGGCAACACCGGCATCGCCCTTGCCATGTTCGGCGCGGCAAAGGGGTACCGGGTAAAGCTCGTCATGCCTGCCTGCGTCAGCATGGAGCGGCGCAGCGTTTTGGAGGCCTACGGCGCAGAAGTAGTGCTTTCCCCGGCCGATGAAGCCACGGACGGCGCCATCCGTCTTGCCCACCAGATTCTGAAGGAGGAGCCGGAGCGCTATTACATGCCCAATCAGTACGCCAATCCCAACAACGTCCTCGCTCACTATGAGACCACGGGGCCGGAGATCTACCGCCAGACCGGCGGCGAGGTTGACATGTTCATAGCCGGCATGGGGACCGGCGGCACCCTGATGGGGGTCGGCAGATACCTGAAGGAGCAGAAACCGACGGTGCGCATCATCGGCGTGGAACCGCGGCTCGGGCACAAGGTCCAGGGGCTGAAGAACATGAAGGAGGCGATCGTGCCGGAAATCTACCGGGAAGAGAAGCTGGACGGCAAGATAACCGTCGAGGACGAGATCGCTTTTGAAACAGCCCGGCAGCTCGCCGTCAGGGAAGGGCTGTTCGTCGGCATGTCCAGCGGCGCTGCCGTGGCAGGAGCCCTGGAGATGGCAAAAACGATGGAGTCAGGGACCATCGTCACCCTCCTGCCGGACCGGGGGGACCGCTACCTGAGTACTTCACTCTTCCGCTCGGTCTGCGCCTGCTGCCCGCCGTAG
- a CDS encoding DUF3147 family protein — protein sequence MQFIVKLLLTNLIIIACTQIGRKFSTLGGLIATMPLTSLIVLLWLYSDNPGDHRLMTDFTRGVLWGIVPTILFFAVALVCFRRQLPLPLVLGAASAAWLMGAAVHQWLLK from the coding sequence ATGCAGTTCATAGTCAAGCTTCTCCTCACCAACCTGATCATCATCGCCTGCACCCAGATCGGCAGGAAATTCTCCACGCTGGGGGGGCTGATCGCCACCATGCCGCTCACAAGCCTCATTGTCCTCCTTTGGCTTTACAGCGACAATCCCGGCGACCATCGTCTGATGACCGACTTCACCAGAGGGGTGTTGTGGGGGATCGTCCCGACCATCCTCTTTTTCGCCGTCGCCCTCGTCTGTTTCCGTCGCCAGCTTCCGCTGCCGCTCGTTCTCGGCGCAGCTTCCGCCGCCTGGCTTATGGGCGCGGCCGTTCACCAGTGGCTCCTAAAGTAG
- a CDS encoding NlpC/P60 family protein, with the protein MVSFASLRLCAIALFCLFSLSAPCFAGEPAPRYAVAEMPTPVLNTPDIAAVFGGRDGRTLQADNCGQLRAMEFVALPGTVFTIEAEQTKGKLRVYRVTTADYPYPSKKGYFIDSRLVRITEKKPPERPRQLPPKETVIDNLLAAKGSRYVWGGNVRSGLPQMLSLYPPAGSVPLPSETAAMWRLHGVDCSGLLYEATGGFTPRNTSALIGYGKGVEIAGLSPERIIGRVEPLDLIVWQGHVIIILDRERTIESRLDCGGKNGGVVVRPLQEALAGVMTGRMAVDDYADAAKRGKKGFVIRRWYETVR; encoded by the coding sequence ATGGTTTCCTTTGCGTCTTTGCGCCTTTGCGCGATTGCCCTCTTCTGTCTTTTCAGCCTTTCCGCACCCTGTTTCGCCGGGGAGCCCGCGCCGCGCTACGCCGTGGCGGAGATGCCGACGCCGGTGCTCAATACTCCCGACATCGCCGCGGTGTTCGGCGGGAGGGACGGAAGGACCCTGCAGGCGGACAACTGCGGCCAGCTGCGCGCCATGGAGTTCGTTGCCCTGCCCGGAACGGTCTTCACCATCGAGGCGGAACAAACGAAGGGAAAGCTCCGTGTCTACCGGGTGACCACCGCCGATTATCCGTACCCGTCGAAAAAAGGGTATTTCATCGACAGCCGCCTGGTCAGGATAACTGAGAAAAAGCCGCCTGAGCGCCCACGGCAGCTGCCGCCTAAGGAAACGGTGATCGACAACCTCCTGGCAGCGAAGGGGAGCCGTTACGTCTGGGGGGGCAACGTCCGCAGCGGTTTGCCGCAGATGCTCTCCCTCTATCCGCCTGCCGGCAGTGTGCCTCTGCCCTCGGAAACTGCCGCCATGTGGCGACTGCACGGGGTTGACTGCTCCGGCCTTTTATACGAGGCGACCGGCGGCTTCACCCCGCGCAACACCAGCGCCCTCATCGGTTACGGCAAGGGTGTGGAGATCGCCGGCTTGAGTCCGGAGCGGATCATCGGGCGGGTGGAGCCGCTCGACCTGATCGTCTGGCAGGGACACGTGATCATCATCCTCGACCGGGAGCGGACCATAGAGAGCCGTCTCGATTGCGGCGGCAAAAACGGCGGGGTGGTGGTCCGGCCGCTTCAAGAGGCCCTGGCCGGGGTAATGACGGGGCGGATGGCGGTCGATGATTACGCGGATGCTGCGAAACGGGGAAAGAAGGGGTTCGTCATCAGGCGCTGGTACGAAACGGTCCGCTAA
- a CDS encoding transposase: MKHNPDIHHRQSIRLAGYDYAAPGAYFVTVCALNREFLFGHILAGDMVLNDAGRMVEKWWQGVPEHFPNVLLDAFVIMPNHFHGIVQIENVGAGSPCVIVNMENVGAGSPRPILGPGGEPPDRQPQGGVTPPLRATLGQIVGYFKYQTTKQINQLRDNPGVPVWQRNYYERVIRDDEELATIREYIRFNPVKWAEDAENPAVHP, translated from the coding sequence ATGAAACATAATCCTGACATTCATCATAGGCAATCCATCCGGCTGGCGGGGTACGATTATGCCGCCCCTGGCGCATACTTTGTTACTGTCTGTGCCCTGAACCGGGAATTTCTTTTCGGCCATATTCTCGCCGGCGACATGGTCTTGAACGATGCGGGCCGGATGGTGGAGAAATGGTGGCAGGGGGTGCCGGAGCATTTCCCGAACGTGCTGTTGGATGCATTCGTCATCATGCCGAACCATTTTCATGGGATCGTCCAAATAGAAAATGTAGGGGCGGGGTCTCCCTGTGTGATCGTTAACATGGAAAATGTAGGGGCGGGGTCTCCCCGCCCGATTTTAGGACCCGGCGGCGAACCTCCGGACAGGCAACCCCAGGGCGGGGTGACCCCGCCCCTACGAGCGACCCTTGGGCAGATTGTTGGATATTTTAAATATCAGACGACGAAGCAAATCAATCAGCTGCGGGATAATCCCGGCGTTCCGGTCTGGCAGCGCAATTATTACGAACGGGTTATTCGGGACGACGAGGAATTGGCCACAATCCGGGAATACATCCGGTTCAACCCCGTTAAATGGGCGGAAGATGCGGAAAACCCCGCTGTGCACCCGTAG
- a CDS encoding CRISPR-associated helicase/endonuclease Cas3 has protein sequence MNDLPTYFGFWAKTTPEGKPGISVYDHMLNVGCVARCIAETSPKILERFHLESSMVGALAALHDLGKISPGFQRKCDAWLEEYGLNIIARNGCWDTAMESDHGKISHAAIHAFLIETGMDRKTAKFASAVLGAHHGRLTPPNDRGYRPQKLISDSASKIDWDNERKENARMTWAHFSGSSAEFSLSDDSPALWWLAGLTSVADWIGSDERFFSPERRASDEDVTTLARMALDAIGFLPPIINTNHSFESIFDFPSNDMQAKALATITGPGVYVIEAPMGMGKTEAALGAAYQLMVSGKANGIYFALPTQATSNRIHLRMNEFLRRIAPEAQASRLIHGNSWLMQTDFGICPAATGKKEATTDDARAGRDWFASAKRALIAPFGVGTVDQALLGVVAAKHFFVRHFALAGKVVILDEIHSYDLYTGTLIDKLITTLEGLGCTVIVLSATLTGKRRGQMVSCQGDLADEAERPYPLITGRNEGQTFVPVAAKPPASRSVTVEFRAVDAATEEAIRVARNGGAVLWICNTVSAAQKQYRSFKGLEFPVGLLHSRFPFWQREKLEVEWMERFGKKGTTRCGSILVSTQVVEQSVDLDADLMITELAPTDMLLQRLGRLWRHDRKQRPVDVARLCIIEEDKSLEEFQIMEPKAIMKSLGSKAKVYAPFILLRSLEVWKAQTQPVSIPSQIRQLIESTYMERDTDPDSWQELFNEWFGTDSAKEMIATRNCNIWQVALNDEEGVQTRLNEMPTIPLVLCRALSEKEAVFVDRSKGQVGGDDYLLAVAQAIHRNLVRVPRYLFVCVDTCPAFSTYLYGEQSIGIVEDDETVVVNGLKSGIRLSYSDALGLAIEKTSGKEEI, from the coding sequence ATGAACGATTTACCGACATATTTCGGTTTTTGGGCAAAGACTACTCCAGAGGGGAAACCCGGCATTTCAGTTTATGACCACATGCTGAATGTAGGGTGCGTGGCACGCTGTATTGCTGAAACCTCGCCGAAAATCCTTGAGCGGTTTCATTTAGAGTCATCGATGGTAGGCGCTCTTGCAGCACTTCATGACCTTGGCAAGATATCACCCGGTTTTCAGCGAAAATGTGATGCGTGGCTTGAAGAATACGGGCTGAATATAATTGCCCGAAACGGTTGCTGGGATACGGCAATGGAATCGGATCACGGCAAGATATCCCACGCGGCAATACATGCGTTTCTCATTGAGACAGGTATGGATCGGAAGACGGCCAAGTTCGCTTCTGCCGTGCTTGGTGCCCATCACGGGCGGCTGACCCCGCCCAATGATCGTGGCTATCGTCCTCAGAAGCTGATATCAGACTCAGCAAGCAAAATTGATTGGGATAATGAGCGCAAAGAGAATGCGAGAATGACATGGGCTCATTTTTCTGGCAGTAGTGCCGAATTCTCACTATCCGATGATTCTCCCGCCCTTTGGTGGCTTGCCGGGCTTACCTCCGTTGCCGACTGGATAGGATCGGATGAACGATTCTTCTCTCCGGAGCGCCGGGCGAGTGATGAAGACGTCACCACTCTTGCCCGTATGGCGCTTGATGCTATCGGTTTTCTTCCTCCAATTATCAACACAAACCACTCGTTTGAATCTATCTTTGATTTCCCCTCCAACGATATGCAGGCAAAAGCGCTTGCTACCATTACCGGACCCGGTGTCTATGTCATTGAAGCGCCAATGGGTATGGGGAAGACCGAGGCTGCTCTCGGCGCAGCCTATCAATTGATGGTTTCCGGGAAGGCGAACGGGATTTACTTCGCACTTCCCACCCAGGCAACAAGTAACCGTATTCATCTGCGCATGAATGAATTCTTGCGACGCATAGCCCCGGAAGCACAGGCAAGCCGACTAATTCACGGTAATTCATGGCTCATGCAAACTGATTTCGGGATTTGTCCGGCAGCGACCGGCAAGAAAGAAGCAACTACAGATGATGCACGTGCTGGAAGGGACTGGTTTGCTTCGGCAAAAAGAGCGCTCATAGCACCTTTTGGCGTCGGTACTGTTGACCAGGCGTTACTTGGCGTTGTGGCGGCGAAGCATTTCTTTGTAAGGCATTTTGCTTTAGCAGGCAAAGTGGTGATACTCGATGAGATACATTCCTACGACCTCTATACGGGGACGCTGATTGACAAACTCATCACGACCCTTGAAGGGCTGGGCTGTACGGTGATTGTCTTATCTGCAACCCTCACAGGAAAGCGGCGTGGACAGATGGTCTCTTGTCAGGGAGATTTGGCGGATGAAGCCGAACGCCCTTATCCGCTCATTACCGGTCGCAATGAAGGGCAAACATTTGTACCTGTTGCTGCAAAACCGCCAGCATCGCGAAGTGTCACGGTTGAATTCAGGGCAGTGGATGCTGCGACAGAAGAGGCTATCAGGGTTGCGCGTAACGGTGGTGCGGTGCTCTGGATTTGCAATACCGTGAGTGCGGCGCAGAAGCAATACCGAAGTTTCAAAGGGTTGGAATTCCCTGTCGGCCTTCTCCACTCGCGGTTCCCTTTCTGGCAGCGTGAAAAACTTGAAGTCGAATGGATGGAACGGTTCGGCAAGAAAGGAACAACCCGTTGCGGTTCAATTCTTGTCTCCACTCAAGTTGTTGAGCAGAGCGTTGATCTTGACGCTGATCTCATGATCACCGAACTTGCTCCCACCGACATGCTTTTGCAACGCCTCGGACGGCTCTGGCGGCATGACCGGAAGCAGCGTCCTGTTGATGTGGCAAGGCTTTGCATTATTGAAGAAGATAAGAGTCTTGAGGAATTCCAAATTATGGAGCCAAAGGCGATTATGAAGTCGCTTGGCAGTAAGGCAAAAGTGTACGCTCCATTCATTCTTCTCCGTTCACTTGAAGTCTGGAAAGCACAGACACAACCGGTATCAATTCCGTCGCAAATTCGTCAGTTGATTGAATCGACATACATGGAACGAGATACAGATCCTGATTCGTGGCAAGAGCTCTTCAACGAGTGGTTCGGAACGGATTCAGCAAAGGAAATGATCGCCACGCGAAATTGCAATATCTGGCAGGTGGCGCTCAATGATGAAGAAGGCGTACAGACCCGCCTTAACGAGATGCCAACAATTCCGCTGGTGCTCTGTCGAGCTTTGTCGGAGAAAGAGGCTGTTTTCGTGGATAGGTCAAAAGGGCAAGTAGGGGGTGACGATTATCTGCTGGCTGTGGCGCAGGCCATTCATCGGAATCTGGTAAGGGTTCCACGCTATTTGTTCGTTTGTGTAGATACCTGTCCGGCTTTCTCTACGTATCTCTACGGAGAGCAGAGTATCGGAATCGTTGAAGATGACGAAACCGTGGTTGTGAATGGCTTGAAGAGTGGCATCCGGCTTAGTTATTCAGACGCGTTAGGTCTTGCTATCGAAAAAACATCTGGAAAGGAGGAGATATGA
- the casA gene encoding type I-E CRISPR-associated protein Cse1/CasA, which yields MNVAFDPWIPVVTITGGRELASLCSVLTEGDKFADLAVRPHERVSLMRLFLCVTHAALKGPKDYDEWCEVPKRLPVAAQKYLTEWKDSFELFHKERPWLQVAGLKGVEKEGSDSGKTSPLSLLDFELSTGNNSTLHDHGGQLIVRQIEPERVVLNLLTFQNFSSGGGSPVAQWMTTKTLQVGNPDAPCLSQSMAHCLFRGASLAETIQLNLPTFETARRLYNSFATHKKDKEKQEWERVEITVVEMGKPVWEFFPESPDSQSDSVINATKTYIGRLVPISRWVLLFNESDQMYCCNGFKYDTFKDGFPSEPTASVQLVTKRDKNGAESVDRKVVKIEPSKALWRELSALLVKRSAFGLGGPLAMENAPHDSEFDFHVCAMTRDQASMDIALESVFHVTPAFQFNFPVYQAEIVRAEGISRRLGWTVEVYRKEVDGDWANRVERAKEKWVLKAKLQSIATIHYWTTVEKNLALLMTHIESIGTDDAIPTREAWRKMLFATACDAYSVACGQETPRQMRAFAKGWQKLTTKKDEPETDNKETKEEDV from the coding sequence ATGAACGTTGCTTTTGACCCGTGGATACCAGTGGTAACCATAACGGGGGGAAGAGAACTGGCGAGTCTCTGTTCAGTGCTGACAGAGGGAGATAAGTTCGCCGATTTGGCGGTGCGACCCCATGAGCGGGTTTCATTGATGCGGCTGTTTCTCTGTGTGACCCATGCCGCCCTCAAAGGCCCGAAGGACTACGACGAGTGGTGTGAAGTGCCGAAACGGCTGCCTGTAGCGGCGCAGAAATACCTGACGGAATGGAAAGATTCATTTGAGCTGTTTCACAAGGAAAGACCGTGGTTGCAGGTGGCAGGGCTGAAAGGAGTTGAAAAGGAAGGGAGCGATTCCGGGAAAACCTCACCTTTGTCATTGCTTGATTTCGAGCTGTCTACAGGAAACAATTCAACACTTCATGACCATGGTGGACAATTGATAGTGCGTCAAATCGAACCCGAACGAGTCGTATTAAATTTACTAACGTTTCAAAACTTTTCTTCAGGTGGGGGCTCTCCAGTTGCACAGTGGATGACAACCAAAACATTGCAAGTAGGTAATCCTGATGCCCCTTGTTTATCTCAATCGATGGCACATTGTTTATTCCGTGGGGCGTCGTTAGCAGAAACCATCCAGTTGAATTTGCCAACTTTTGAAACAGCGAGAAGGCTTTACAACTCATTTGCAACACACAAAAAAGATAAGGAAAAACAAGAATGGGAACGCGTCGAAATTACTGTAGTTGAAATGGGCAAACCCGTTTGGGAGTTTTTTCCCGAATCACCAGATAGTCAATCTGACAGCGTCATTAATGCTACAAAAACCTATATTGGCAGATTGGTTCCGATATCACGCTGGGTTCTATTGTTCAACGAATCAGACCAGATGTATTGTTGTAACGGTTTCAAGTATGACACTTTTAAAGACGGGTTTCCTTCAGAGCCTACTGCATCAGTTCAGTTGGTTACAAAAAGAGATAAGAATGGTGCCGAATCTGTAGATCGTAAGGTTGTAAAGATAGAACCGTCAAAGGCGTTGTGGCGAGAATTGTCGGCTTTGCTTGTGAAACGTTCAGCATTTGGGCTCGGTGGACCATTAGCCATGGAAAATGCACCACACGACTCAGAATTTGATTTTCACGTCTGTGCGATGACACGCGATCAAGCATCAATGGATATTGCATTAGAATCTGTCTTTCACGTCACCCCAGCATTTCAATTCAATTTCCCTGTCTATCAAGCTGAGATTGTGCGTGCGGAGGGCATTTCACGTCGGCTTGGCTGGACTGTGGAAGTGTATCGGAAAGAAGTGGATGGTGATTGGGCGAATAGAGTTGAAAGAGCTAAGGAAAAGTGGGTCCTAAAAGCAAAGCTGCAATCAATAGCCACAATTCACTATTGGACAACCGTCGAAAAGAATCTGGCGCTTTTGATGACTCATATCGAATCCATCGGCACTGACGATGCCATTCCAACCCGCGAAGCTTGGCGAAAGATGCTCTTTGCCACCGCTTGTGACGCCTACAGTGTTGCCTGTGGGCAGGAAACACCACGGCAGATGCGGGCCTTTGCCAAGGGGTGGCAGAAATTGACGACTAAGAAAGACGAACCTGAAACAGATAACAAAGAAACCAAGGAGGAAGACGTATGA
- the casB gene encoding type I-E CRISPR-associated protein Cse2/CasB: MSWLLERLRKCQEDRGMMANLRCILVDNKKHRAWPALNRLGVAIDNDVAAFVAGLFATHPEATTFGNFGATCKTIEQKRGDKRGDDNKLTPTERRFQHLLSAERGDELNNRILRMVLMAKSQGVPVNYEKLETDLKYWSDKKKTEWAAAFWTPGVATATEEVA; this comes from the coding sequence ATGAGCTGGCTTCTCGAACGACTCCGCAAGTGTCAGGAAGACCGGGGGATGATGGCCAATCTTCGGTGCATACTTGTGGACAACAAAAAGCACCGCGCCTGGCCAGCGTTGAACCGGCTTGGAGTGGCTATTGACAATGATGTAGCGGCGTTTGTTGCCGGTCTCTTCGCCACTCATCCAGAAGCAACTACTTTCGGGAATTTTGGCGCTACCTGTAAGACGATAGAGCAGAAACGGGGCGACAAACGCGGCGACGACAACAAGCTGACCCCAACAGAACGGCGCTTTCAGCACCTTCTCAGCGCAGAACGGGGAGACGAGTTGAACAACAGAATTCTGCGAATGGTTCTTATGGCAAAGTCGCAAGGGGTGCCGGTCAACTATGAAAAACTTGAAACTGACTTGAAATATTGGAGTGATAAGAAAAAGACCGAATGGGCAGCCGCCTTCTGGACGCCTGGAGTGGCAACTGCCACCGAGGAGGTCGCATGA